Proteins found in one Thalassomonas actiniarum genomic segment:
- a CDS encoding bifunctional tRNA (adenosine(37)-C2)-methyltransferase TrmG/ribosomal RNA large subunit methyltransferase RlmN — MNENITESTAKVNLLNFDHQMMREYFASIGEKPFRADQLMKWIYHFGYDDFEQMTNLNKKLREKLQRNCEIKAPEISQKQVSNDGTIKYALMLEGGQEVETVWIPENNRATLCVSSQVGCALECTFCSTAQQGFNRNLSMSEIIGQVWRVANDIGATRIAGTRPITNIVMMGMGEPLLNMKNLIPALDTMLNDLGYGLSKRRVTVSTSGVVPALDMLKEKIDCALAISVHAPNNALRDELVPINKKYPLEDFLAASARYIDGSKANKQVTVEYVMLDHVNDSTDQAHELAIALKDTPSKINLIPFNPYPGSPYKRSSNSRIDRFDKVLQSYGLTVITRRTRGDDIDAACGQLAGDVLDRTKRTGKKQVKADEISVKMV, encoded by the coding sequence ATGAATGAAAATATAACCGAATCGACTGCCAAGGTTAATTTACTTAATTTTGACCATCAAATGATGCGTGAATATTTTGCTTCTATCGGCGAAAAACCTTTCCGTGCCGACCAGCTGATGAAATGGATTTATCATTTTGGTTATGACGATTTTGAGCAGATGACCAACCTTAATAAAAAGCTCAGGGAAAAACTGCAAAGAAATTGCGAGATCAAGGCGCCGGAAATTTCCCAAAAGCAGGTATCAAACGACGGCACCATCAAATATGCCCTGATGCTTGAAGGCGGTCAGGAAGTGGAAACCGTATGGATCCCGGAAAATAACCGGGCAACCTTATGTGTGTCTTCCCAGGTGGGCTGTGCCCTTGAATGTACTTTCTGCTCTACTGCCCAGCAGGGGTTCAACCGTAACCTGTCGATGTCGGAGATCATCGGTCAGGTATGGCGTGTCGCCAACGATATCGGCGCTACCCGTATTGCCGGTACCCGCCCTATTACCAATATCGTGATGATGGGCATGGGCGAGCCTTTGCTGAACATGAAAAACCTGATCCCGGCGCTTGATACTATGTTAAACGACCTGGGTTACGGCTTGTCAAAACGCCGTGTGACCGTCAGTACCTCAGGTGTGGTGCCGGCGCTGGATATGTTAAAAGAGAAAATCGACTGTGCCCTGGCAATTTCCGTGCATGCGCCGAACAATGCCTTGCGCGACGAGCTGGTACCGATCAATAAAAAATATCCGCTGGAAGATTTCCTGGCGGCATCGGCCCGTTATATCGATGGCTCTAAAGCCAATAAACAAGTGACAGTGGAATATGTGATGTTAGATCATGTCAATGACAGCACAGATCAGGCCCATGAACTGGCCATTGCCCTCAAAGATACCCCGAGTAAGATCAACCTTATTCCTTTTAATCCCTACCCGGGGTCGCCTTATAAGCGCTCAAGTAATTCCCGTATCGACCGCTTCGACAAAGTGTTGCAATCTTACGGGCTGACGGTGATCACCCGACGTACCCGAGGTGATGATATCGACGCCGCCTGTGGCCAGTTAGCCGGTGATGTTCTCGACAGAACCAAAAGAACTGGAAAAAAACAGGTGAAAGCTGATGAAATTTCAGTAAAAATGGTGTGA
- the pilW gene encoding type IV pilus biogenesis/stability protein PilW, translating into MDKFKPVIFTLTALSLLSGCVTQEYAGDNTPVVQNDSSNDDIALTRISLALGYLKMGNTTQAKSNLEKAKRFAPKLVQVHTAFAHYYETVGENKLAVEAYEQALSLESDDADTLNNYGVFLCRQNRLEQAEKQFLKAIAVPSYLQVAQSYENLALCHLKADNFNQAEQFLEKAIQHNPSRAAVMLQMVTLQYARGDYRQAQLYLKKFEKSVRRFSAEALALAYKLYKKQGKTSVANNYGVMLVKMFPTSWQAKQYLVNELAQIPADELALRYQKSEQGLASAKKRIVVLSPGKKQAVAKAENTRQTIAKAEEKPKQGQKRSNVASQPQTTITIPVHVVEYGDSLFSISKKYNIFMRSIQRWNNLKESSILRVGDVIYLSNPNKAAKS; encoded by the coding sequence ATGGATAAATTTAAACCGGTTATTTTTACCCTTACTGCATTAAGTTTGCTGTCCGGCTGCGTGACCCAGGAGTATGCCGGCGACAATACTCCTGTGGTGCAAAATGACTCCAGTAACGATGATATTGCCTTAACCCGGATTTCCCTGGCACTGGGCTACTTAAAAATGGGCAATACCACCCAGGCAAAATCCAACCTGGAAAAAGCCAAACGTTTTGCCCCTAAGCTGGTGCAGGTACATACCGCCTTTGCCCACTATTATGAAACCGTGGGGGAAAACAAACTGGCGGTTGAGGCCTATGAACAGGCGTTGTCCCTGGAGTCCGATGATGCCGATACCCTGAATAACTACGGGGTATTTTTATGCCGGCAAAACCGCCTCGAACAGGCGGAAAAACAGTTTCTTAAAGCTATTGCCGTACCCAGCTACCTGCAGGTGGCGCAAAGTTATGAAAACCTGGCGTTATGCCATTTAAAGGCTGATAACTTCAACCAGGCCGAGCAGTTTCTTGAAAAAGCCATTCAGCACAATCCCAGCAGGGCAGCTGTGATGTTGCAAATGGTCACCCTGCAATATGCCAGGGGAGATTACCGCCAGGCCCAGCTTTACCTGAAAAAATTTGAAAAATCGGTGCGCCGTTTCAGCGCCGAAGCCCTGGCACTGGCCTATAAGCTCTATAAAAAGCAGGGGAAAACCAGTGTTGCCAATAATTATGGCGTGATGTTGGTGAAAATGTTTCCAACCTCCTGGCAGGCGAAACAATATTTAGTTAATGAGCTGGCACAAATTCCCGCCGATGAATTGGCACTGCGTTATCAAAAAAGCGAACAGGGCCTGGCCAGTGCGAAAAAGCGTATAGTGGTGCTGTCTCCGGGTAAAAAACAGGCCGTTGCTAAAGCCGAAAATACTCGTCAGACCATAGCTAAGGCCGAGGAGAAGCCAAAACAAGGGCAAAAGCGCTCAAATGTTGCTTCACAGCCACAAACAACCATTACTATTCCGGTACATGTTGTAGAATACGGGGATAGTTTATTTTCCATTTCCAAGAAGTATAATATTTTTATGAGAAGCATTCAGCGCTGGAACAACCTTAAAGAGTCCAGCATCTTACGTGTAGGCGATGTTATTTATTTATCCAACCCGAACAAGGCGGCAAAATCCTGA